A single region of the Triticum dicoccoides isolate Atlit2015 ecotype Zavitan chromosome 2B, WEW_v2.0, whole genome shotgun sequence genome encodes:
- the LOC119362472 gene encoding uncharacterized protein At4g17910-like isoform X1: MEGLLDRPLNPNKLLKEQFVSNLTGSSLLEIAVLSTIVPAVVVLRKWSSRDNIRRDSVKKNDDALADHKDEVYYFSALVIDCLTVVLPILLIFTILAEWAYICAISLVVVISIYILLKRSQSHLKAQQHLPSLRADISSYRVSVVLVTCLSILAVDFKIFPRRYAKAETYGSGIMDLGVGSFVVANALVSRQARNITSMRWKAALRSISPLVFLGFARLISTSGVDYQVHVGEYGVHWNFFFTLAAVSILTSIIRIHPKYCGIVGMLVLAGYQVWLNFGLNEYLTSDERSADIIGQNKEGVYSIFGYWGMYLIGVSLGYFLFHNLSSKGKIRSTQVVKVWVLAASFWILAIILDSYVERVSRRMCNFAYVMLVFGQNFQVISILTLAGSISHDKNLVLEEAFNQNMLGVFIVANILTGLVNLSVDTLSASPLAAFMILVAYTFTLCMLAGLAQFSGVRIKFW; encoded by the exons ATGGAGGGTCTCCTCGACAGGCCCCTGAACCCGAACAAGCTTCTTAAGGAGCA ATTCGTGAGCAACCTGACGGGGTCGTCCCTTCTGGAGATCGCGGTGCTCTCCACTATCGTGCCG GCAGTGGTGGTTTTAAGGAAATGGAGCAGCAGAG ATAATATTAGGAGGGATTCAGTGAAGAAAAATGATGATGCTCTTGCTGATCATAAAGATGAAGTGTATTACTTTTCAGCGTTGGTTATAGATTGTCTCACTGTTGTATTGCCTATACTTCTGATTTTCACG ATCTTAGCTGAATGGGCTTATATTTGTGCAATTTCTCTTGTAGTTGTGATATCTATCTACATCTTGCTTAAAAG GTCTCAGTCTCATCTCAAGGCTCAACAACATCTGCCTTCTCTTAGGGCAGACATATCTTCTTACCGAGTGTCAGTG GTTTTAGTGACATGCTTGTCCATATTGGCAGTGGATTTCAAAATCTTTCCTAGACGGTATGCAAAGGCTGAAACATATGGTAGTGGCATT ATGGATCTCGGAGTAGGGTCTTTTGTAGTGGCTAACGCACTGGTGTCTAGACAAGCACGAAACATAACCTCAAT gagatggaaggcAGCACTGAGGTCCATAAGTCCTCTAGTATTTCTTGGCTTTGCTCGTCTTATCTCTACATCAGGTGTTGATTATCAG GTGCATGTAGGAGAATATGGTGTCCATTGGAACTTCTTTTTCACCCTTGCAGCAGTTTCTATCCTTACATCCATTATCAGGATTCATCCTAAATATTGCGGGATAGTTGGTATGCTTGTTCTTGCAG GATACCAGGTATGGCTAAATTTTGGGTTGAATGAGTATCTCACATCTGATGAGAGAAGTGCTGATATCATTGGCCAGAATAAGGAAGGCGTGTATAGCATATTTG GATACTGGGGTATGTACCTGATTGGTGTATCTCTGGGTTACTTTTTGTTTCATAACCTTAGTTCAAAAGGAAAGATCAGGAGCACTCAAGTGGTAAAAGTCTGGGTTCTCGCGGCATCATTTTG GATTTTGGCGATCATTCTTGACAGCTATGTTGAAAGAGTTTCTCGACGAATG TGTAACTTCGCCTATGTTATGCTTGTGTTTGGCCAGAATTTTCag GTTATATCTATTCTCACACTAGCGGGGTCCATTTCACATGACAAGAATTTGGTTCTTGAGGAAGCATTCAATCAAAATATGCTTGGGGTATTCATTGTG GCAAATATCCTAACTGGTCTAGTAAATCTCTCAGTTGACACGCTTTCGGCCTCTCCCCTCGCTGCCTTCATGATTTTGGTAGCATACACCTTTACTTTGTGCATGCTTGCTGGTCTTGCTCAGTTTTCTGGTGTTAGGATAAAATTTTGGTGA
- the LOC119362472 gene encoding uncharacterized protein At4g17910-like isoform X2 — protein MYNIRRDSVKKNDDALADHKDEVYYFSALVIDCLTVVLPILLIFTILAEWAYICAISLVVVISIYILLKRSQSHLKAQQHLPSLRADISSYRVSVVLVTCLSILAVDFKIFPRRYAKAETYGSGIMDLGVGSFVVANALVSRQARNITSMRWKAALRSISPLVFLGFARLISTSGVDYQVHVGEYGVHWNFFFTLAAVSILTSIIRIHPKYCGIVGMLVLAGYQVWLNFGLNEYLTSDERSADIIGQNKEGVYSIFGYWGMYLIGVSLGYFLFHNLSSKGKIRSTQVVKVWVLAASFWILAIILDSYVERVSRRMCNFAYVMLVFGQNFQVISILTLAGSISHDKNLVLEEAFNQNMLGVFIVANILTGLVNLSVDTLSASPLAAFMILVAYTFTLCMLAGLAQFSGVRIKFW, from the exons ATGT ATAATATTAGGAGGGATTCAGTGAAGAAAAATGATGATGCTCTTGCTGATCATAAAGATGAAGTGTATTACTTTTCAGCGTTGGTTATAGATTGTCTCACTGTTGTATTGCCTATACTTCTGATTTTCACG ATCTTAGCTGAATGGGCTTATATTTGTGCAATTTCTCTTGTAGTTGTGATATCTATCTACATCTTGCTTAAAAG GTCTCAGTCTCATCTCAAGGCTCAACAACATCTGCCTTCTCTTAGGGCAGACATATCTTCTTACCGAGTGTCAGTG GTTTTAGTGACATGCTTGTCCATATTGGCAGTGGATTTCAAAATCTTTCCTAGACGGTATGCAAAGGCTGAAACATATGGTAGTGGCATT ATGGATCTCGGAGTAGGGTCTTTTGTAGTGGCTAACGCACTGGTGTCTAGACAAGCACGAAACATAACCTCAAT gagatggaaggcAGCACTGAGGTCCATAAGTCCTCTAGTATTTCTTGGCTTTGCTCGTCTTATCTCTACATCAGGTGTTGATTATCAG GTGCATGTAGGAGAATATGGTGTCCATTGGAACTTCTTTTTCACCCTTGCAGCAGTTTCTATCCTTACATCCATTATCAGGATTCATCCTAAATATTGCGGGATAGTTGGTATGCTTGTTCTTGCAG GATACCAGGTATGGCTAAATTTTGGGTTGAATGAGTATCTCACATCTGATGAGAGAAGTGCTGATATCATTGGCCAGAATAAGGAAGGCGTGTATAGCATATTTG GATACTGGGGTATGTACCTGATTGGTGTATCTCTGGGTTACTTTTTGTTTCATAACCTTAGTTCAAAAGGAAAGATCAGGAGCACTCAAGTGGTAAAAGTCTGGGTTCTCGCGGCATCATTTTG GATTTTGGCGATCATTCTTGACAGCTATGTTGAAAGAGTTTCTCGACGAATG TGTAACTTCGCCTATGTTATGCTTGTGTTTGGCCAGAATTTTCag GTTATATCTATTCTCACACTAGCGGGGTCCATTTCACATGACAAGAATTTGGTTCTTGAGGAAGCATTCAATCAAAATATGCTTGGGGTATTCATTGTG GCAAATATCCTAACTGGTCTAGTAAATCTCTCAGTTGACACGCTTTCGGCCTCTCCCCTCGCTGCCTTCATGATTTTGGTAGCATACACCTTTACTTTGTGCATGCTTGCTGGTCTTGCTCAGTTTTCTGGTGTTAGGATAAAATTTTGGTGA
- the LOC119362474 gene encoding immune-associated nucleotide-binding protein 9-like: MGGSNYDDDWVLPSADITLVLVGKLGYGKSATGNSILGREAFVSEYSHASVTNTCQMGSTMLTDGRTINVIDTPGLFDMTVTPEDAGKEIVKCMNMAKDGIHAVLMVFSATSRFSREDSSTIETIKVFFGEKIVDHLVLVFTYGDLVGENLLKNMLSNAPEYLQKVVQLCKNRVVLFDNKTKDPRIRTKQLETLLDVVDSVSANNGGNPFTDQMLTRLKEVHDREKEVHDAQGYSEDQISELKKEIHRTRDEQLANITAMVEEKLNITVEKLQVQLMEEQNARLEAERVAAEARLKSDEEIRKLKERLEKAQEENEEFRRLAATNKCAIL; the protein is encoded by the exons ATGGGTGGAAGCAACTATGATGACGACTGGGTGTTGCCCAGTGCTGACATCACTCTTGTCCTTGTTGGAAAACTTGGCTATGGCAAGAGTGCAACTGGCAATAGTATCCTTGGGCGGGAAGCATTTGTATCAGAATACTCTCATGCTAGTGTGACAAATACTTGTCAGATGGGAAGCACCATGTTGACGGATGGCCGCACCATCAATGTTATTGATACACCAG GATTATTCGACATGACCGTGACCCCTGAGGATGCTGGCAAAGAAATTGTTAAGTGCATGAACATGGCTAAAGATGGGATACATGCTGTGTTGATGGTTTTTTCTGCTACATCTCGATTTTCTCGAGAAGATTCTAGTACAATTGAGACTATTAAAGTGTTTTTTGGAGAGAAAATCGTTGATCACCTGGTCTTAGTTTTCACTTACGGAGATTTAGTTGGTGAAAATTTGTTGAAGAACATGTTAAGCAATGCCCCAGAGTATCTGCAG AAAGTTGTTCAGCTATGCAAAAATAGAGTGGTTCTTTTTGATAACAAGACCAAGGACCCTAGGATTCGGACTAAGCAGCTCGAAACGTTGCTTGATGTGGTTGATTCTGTTAGTGCAAATAATGGAGGAAACCCATTTACAGATCAAATGCTCACTCGCCTTAAG GAGGTGCATGATAGAGAGAAGGAGGTTCATGATGCTCAGGGATATTCAGAGGACCAAATATCTGAATTGAAGAAGGAGATCCACAGAACTCGGGATGAACAGCTTGCAAACATTACTGCCATG GTGGAGGAAAAGCTGAATATCACGGTGGAGAAGCTGCAAGTTCAACTCATGGAAGAACAGAATGCAAGGCTGGAAGCAGAGAgggtggcggcggaggcgaggcTGAAATCCGACGAGGAGATCCGCAAGCTCAAGGAGAGGCTAGAGAAGGCTCAGGAGGAAAACGAGGAGTTCCGGAGGCTGGCGGCGACGAACAAGTGCGCCATTTTGTAA